One genomic segment of Eikenella corrodens includes these proteins:
- the rplL gene encoding 50S ribosomal protein L7/L12: MAITKEDILEAIGGLTVMELNDLVKEFETKFGVSAAAVAIAAGPGAAGGEAEAKSEVDVILAAAGDQKVGVIKVVRAITGLGLKEAKDMVDGAPKTIKEGVTPAEAEEIKKQLEEAGAKVEIK; this comes from the coding sequence ATGGCTATTACTAAAGAAGACATTTTGGAAGCAATCGGTGGTTTGACTGTAATGGAGTTGAACGACTTGGTAAAAGAATTTGAAACCAAGTTTGGCGTTTCTGCTGCTGCCGTTGCTATTGCTGCTGGTCCTGGTGCTGCTGGTGGTGAAGCTGAAGCCAAGTCTGAGGTAGACGTTATTTTGGCCGCCGCTGGCGATCAAAAAGTAGGCGTGATTAAAGTGGTTCGTGCCATTACTGGCTTGGGCTTGAAAGAAGCTAAAGACATGGTTGATGGCGCTCCGAAGACCATTAAAGAAGGCGTTACTCCTGCTGAAGCTGAAGAAATCAAGAAACAGCTGGAAGAAGCTGGCGCCAAAGTGGAAATCAAATAA